The following coding sequences are from one Bradyrhizobium sp. 200 window:
- the nodI gene encoding nodulation factor ABC transporter ATP-binding protein NodI has protein sequence MSTAAVDLFQVSKFYDDRVVVDALSFTVSPGECFGLLGPNGAGKSTLARLILGVASPDAGKICVLGEPVPARARLARRGIGVVPQFDNLDLQLTVRENLLVFGRYFAMSAAEVKAVTPSLLEFARLENKADARVAELSGGMKRRLTLARALINDPQLLVLDEPTTGLDPHGRHLIWERLRSLLARGKTILLTTHFMEEAERLCDRLCVLEHGRKIAEGQPHALIEQQIGCQVIEIYGGNPHELLPLVRPQVQRAEVSGETLFCYVTDPEQVRLRLANRTDLRFLQRPPNLEDVFLRLTGREIKD, from the coding sequence ATGTCAACCGCGGCAGTCGACCTTTTCCAGGTGAGCAAGTTCTACGACGACAGGGTCGTCGTGGACGCTCTTTCGTTTACCGTCTCGCCGGGAGAGTGCTTCGGTCTGCTGGGACCAAACGGCGCGGGCAAAAGCACGCTTGCGCGTTTGATCCTGGGTGTAGCATCGCCCGACGCAGGTAAGATATGCGTGCTCGGCGAGCCAGTGCCGGCACGGGCGCGCTTGGCGCGGCGGGGGATCGGGGTTGTCCCACAGTTCGATAACCTTGATCTTCAGCTCACGGTGCGCGAAAACTTGCTCGTTTTCGGGCGCTACTTCGCCATGAGCGCGGCTGAGGTGAAAGCGGTCACGCCGTCACTGCTCGAATTCGCGCGCCTGGAGAACAAGGCGGATGCCCGCGTCGCCGAACTGTCCGGCGGCATGAAGCGACGCCTGACGTTGGCACGGGCCCTCATTAACGACCCGCAGCTCTTAGTGCTTGATGAGCCGACGACCGGCCTTGATCCGCACGGCCGTCACCTGATCTGGGAACGCTTGCGCTCGCTATTAGCGCGCGGCAAAACGATCCTTCTCACCACCCACTTCATGGAAGAGGCGGAGCGATTGTGCGACCGCCTGTGCGTGCTTGAGCACGGCCGTAAGATCGCCGAAGGTCAGCCTCACGCGCTGATCGAGCAGCAGATCGGCTGCCAAGTGATCGAGATTTACGGCGGTAATCCGCATGAACTGCTGCCGCTGGTCAGACCCCAAGTGCAGCGCGCTGAGGTGAGCGGGGAGACGCTCTTCTGCTATGTCACGGATCCAGAGCAGGTGCGCCTCCGGCTTGCCAACCGCACGGATCTCCGCTTTCTGCAGCGTCCTCCAAATCTGGAGGATGTCTTCTTGCGGCTAACCGGGCGAGAGATAAAGGACTGA